The nucleotide sequence CGCCCTCTGTATTTTCGGTGACCACCAAGACGTGATGTCGACCCGCCAGACCGGTTTCGCCATGCTCGCCGAAGGTTCGGTACAAGAAGTGATGGACCTGGCCGGTGTTGCCCACCTCTCCACCATCAAATCGCGTGTGCCGTTTGTCAACTTCTTCGACGGCTTCCGTACCTCGCACGAGATACAGAAAATCGAGATGCTCGAAAACGAAGACCTCGCTCCGCTCATCGACCAGAAAGCCCTGAAAGAGTTCCGCGACCGTTCGCTCAACCCCGAGCACCCCGTGGCACGCGGTATGGCCGAGAACCCCGATACCTTCTTTGCTCACCGTGAATCGTGCAACAACTTCTATGACGCCGTTCCCGCCATCGTAGAAGAATACATGAACGAAATCTCGAAAATCACCGGTCGCAAATACGGCTTGTTCGACTACTACGGAGCCCCCGATGCCGAGAACATCATCATCGCCATGGGTTCGGTTACCGAAGCCATTCGCGAGACCATCGACCACCTCGCTGCCAAAGGCGAGAAAGTGGGTTTGGTTGCCGTGCACCTCTATCGCCCGTTCTCGACCAAACACCTCATGGCCGCTATCCCTGCCAGCGTAAAACGCATCGCCGTCCTCGACCGCACCAAAGAACCCGGTGCCAACGGTGAGCCCCTCTACCTCGACGTGAAAGAGGCTTTCTACGGAAAAGAAAATGCCCCGCTTATCATCGGTGGCCGCTACGGTCTCGGTTCGAACGACACCACGCCGTCGCAAATCCTTGCCGTGTATGAAAACCTCGCTTTGCCCGAGCCCAAAAACCACTTCACCCTCGGTATCATCGACGATGTAACCTTCACCTCACTGCCCGTGGGCGAAGAAGTCGCCATGGGTGGCGAAGGCATGTTCGAAGCCAAATTCTACGGCCTCGGTGCCGACGGTACCGTAGGTGCCAACAAGAACTCGGTGAAAATCATCGGTGACAACACCGACAAACACTGCCAGGCTTACTTCTCCTATGACTCGAAGAAATCGGGCGGTTTCACCTGCTCGCACCTGCGCTTCGGTGACAGCCCCATTCGTTCGACCTACCTCGTAAATACGCCTAACTTCGTTGCTTGCCACGTTCAAGCCTACCTGCGTATGTACGACGTGACCCGCGGTCTCCGTCAGAACGGTACCTTCCTGCTCAACACCATTTGGAGCGAAGAGGAACTGGAAAAACACCTGCCCAACAACGTAAAACGTTATTTCGCACAAAAGAACATCACCGTTTACTACATCAACGCTACCCAGATTGCCCAGGAAATCGGCCTCGGTAACCGCACCAACACCATTCTGCAATCGGCCTTCTTCCGCATTACCGGCGTTATCCCCGTTGACCTCGCCATCGAGCAGATGAAGAAATTCATCGTGAAATCTTACGGCAAGAAGGGTGAAGACGTGGTGAACAAGAACTACGCCGCCGTTGACCGTGGTGGTGAATACAAACAACTCACCGTGAAACCCGAATGGGCCAACCTGCCCGACGATGAAGTGGTTGCCAACAACGACCCCGCCTTCATCAACGAAGTGGTACGTCCCATCAACGCCCAGAACGGCGACCTGCTGAAAGTTTCGGCTTTCAAAGGCATCGAAGACGGTACTTGGCCCCAAGGAACCGCCAAATATGAAAAACGCGGTGTGGCTGCTTTCGTTCCCGAATGGACGGCCGAGAACTGTATCCAATGTAACAAGTGTGCCTATGTTTGTCCTCACGCTGCTATCCGTCCCTTCGTACTCGACGCTACCGAGCAAGCCGGCGCACCTTTCAAATCGATCAAGGCCGTAGGCAAGATGTTCGACGGCATGACGTTCAGAATGCAAGTCGACGTGCTCGACTGCCTCGGTTGCGGCAACTGCGTCGATGTATGCCCCGGCAACAAGCAAGGCAAGGCTTTGGCCATGAAACCGCTCGAAAGCCAACTCGCCGAAGCTCCCAACTGGGAATATTGCGTAAACAACGTGAAGAGTAAACAAGCTCTCGTCGACATCAAATCGAACGTGAAGAACTCGCAATTCGCCACTCCGTTGTTTGAATTCTCCGGCGCTTGCTCGGGTTGCGGTGAAACTCCCTATGTGAAACTCATCTCCCAACTCTTCGGCGACCGCGAAATGGTATCCAACGCTACCGGTTGCTCGTCGATTTACTCGGGTTCGATTCCTTCGACTCCCTACACCACCAACGAAAAAGGTCACGGACCTGCTTGGGCTAACTCGCTCTTCGAAGACTTCTGCGAATTTGGCATGGGTATGGCTCTCGCCGTTGAGAAAATGCGCGACCGCATCGAAATCCTCATGAACAAGGCCATCGCCGACGAGGCTTGCCCCGAAGAAAGCAAGGCCCTCTTCAAAGAATGGATCGAAAACCGCGAGAACACCGAAAAGACCGTTGAACTCGCTGCCAAGATTCTTCCCATCGTTGAAGCCAATGCCGACAAGTGCGACGTTTGCAAGGGTATTGCCGACCTCGGTAAGTTCCTCGTTAAGAAATCGCAATGGATCATCGGTGGTGACGGTGCATCGTACGACATCGGATTCGGTGGCCTCGACCACGTTCTCGCTTCGGGCAAGAATGTAAACATTCTCGTTCTCGATACCGAGGTTTACTCCAACACCGGTGGTCAGGCTTCGAAAGCCACCCCGCTCGGCGCCATCGCCAAATTTGCCGCTGCCGGTAAACGCGTTCGCAAGAAAGACCTCGGTCTCATCGCTTCGACCTACGGTTATGTTTACTGCGCACAAATCGCCATGGGCGCCGATCAGGCTCAAACCCTCAAAGCCATTCGTGAGGCCGAGGCTTACAACGGACCGTCGATTATCATCGCTTACGCTCCCTGTATCAACCACGGTTTGAAGAAAGGTATGGGCAAATCGCAAGCCGAAGAAGCTGCTGCCGTTGAATGCGGATACTGGCACTTGTGGCGTTACAACCCCGAGTTGGAAGCCGAAGGCAAGAATCCTTTCACCCTCGACAGCAAAGAGCCGCAATGGGATAAGTTCGAAGACTTCCTCAAAGGTGAGGTTCGTTACGCATCGGTAATGAAACAATATCCCGCCGAAGCCGAACAACTCTTCGCCGCTGCCAAGGAAAACGCTATGTGGCGCTACAACAACTACAAGCGTTTGGCCAAACAACAATGGGGTACCGATGCCGAATAATCCCGGATAAGGAATCCTGATATGACAAAGCCGCACGGATTTTTCCGTGCGGCTTTTTTTATGAATGCGGGGATTGTCGCGGATTTTGCGTATTTTTGCAATTCGTAGTTATCTCTGTTTATGAAAAATAGTTTCTTCTTGGCAACGTTGTGTGTTGCCCTGCTTCTCCCGACCCATCGTGTGTTCGCATCGACGCCCGATTCGGAGCCGGCAACGGCTCCCCTCACTGTCGAGAATCCGCTTTTGGACGCTTCCCGCACGGGCGCGTCTGTTGCCCCGGTCTTGGATAAAGGTTATGCCGGATATTTCGACCTCGGAGTCGAGGCGACGATGCGGGGTGAGAGTGCATTTTCGTTCTCCACGTCGCATGGCTATCGGTTCAACCCCTACCTCTTTGCCGGAGGCGGTATCGCCCTCTCGGCTCATGCCGACGGCTCGCTCTTTACGCCGCTCTATGCCGTGGGACGTTTTACGCTTCCGCACTACCCGACTATTCCCTTTGCCGATGTGCGCGTAGGCATATCACCCGGTCTCAAAGACGGTTCGCATTGGGCTTTCGGAGCCTATTTCTCCCCGTCGGTAGGGCTTTCCTTCCCTGTGGGTGTGGCTGCCGCCGTGCAGGTGGGTGCGGCCTATACCTTGCAATCGCAGAGTACCGATTACTCCTATGACGATGGTTACAAGCGTTATTTCGGAACCCGGGTGACGCTGCATCACGCCCTTTCGTTGCGGGTGGGGCTGGCTTTCTGACACCCATGCTTTGTAAAAACGAGAGAGAGTAGAGTCACCCGATGACTCTACTCTCTCTCTCGTTCTGTTGTGTGTGGGACGGCTATTTTACCGGTTTTTCGTCGGCAATGCCGATATGCAGCAAGGCGCCGCTCTCGGGGCAGAATGTTGCCTCGACGGCTCCGCTGCCGTTGAAAACCGAGGGGTCGATGCCATACGCGGCACCTAGTTGGGCCATCGGAATCTCCTTCTGGCACAGGGTCTCGCCCTTATAGGAGACTTTTACGTCGGCCTTTCCGGGCGTGATGTAAACCAATGCGTTCGAGGCCGGGGCAATGACCTTCCCTTTGGAATCGGTCGGAGCCTCTATCACCTCTTTTACTTCGGTGCTTACATATATCGGTTCGCCCGAGAGGTCGTCGGCGGGAAGAATCCCTTTGCGCTCGGAGAAGCGGAACGCCACGCTGTTTTTGTTTTCGGGGTCGATGACAATGTCTTCGACGAGGGTCTCGGTCTCTACCGTACCCAGGAACAGGGAGGTGAGGAGAGCTTCACGCTTGTCCATCTCCCGGAGGAGGATTTCAAACGATTGTCCTTGTGGAATCTCGTCGCTGTTGCCCGTGAGCAGGTCGAGCCGGTATTCGCGCAGGAGGTAGATTTGCTGGGCGGCCGCCTCGGCCATGTTGCGGGTCGAGGAGCTGATGAGCATCGTCTCGGTGTAGAGCTGGGCATACTCGGCGGCCTGCTTCTGCTCTTTTTTCGCTGCTTTTTCGGGAGAGGGGGCGGGGCGTTCGGCTTTGGGCATCGGGGCGGGACGTGTCGAAGCCGGTGCCGGTGCGCGGTTTATCGACACCAGCATGCCCTCTTCGTTGAGGTAGAATGCGGTGCGATTCTCTTTTTTCAACTGTATGGCATATCTTTTCTCCGGGTCGGCTATCCCCTTTGGCAAGATGTCGACGTTCTCGATTTTCCACACCGTGCGTTCTTGGGTTACCGTGGGACTTTGCCCGAGATACTTCTGGGCAAATTGGGCAAACGGGCCCGGCTTTTCGACCGAGCGGGTGACCGTTGCCCGCACGTCGATGGCGGTTTTCGGCAGGGAGTAGACGATGCCGTATCCGTTGAATTTGTTGGCCGTCACTTTGACGGTCTCTTGCGCATAAACGCCGAGAGCCGTGAAAAGACCGAGGGTCAGAATAAGTTTTCTCATAATGATGGGGTTATTTAGTTTCTATGTTTTTATATGCATGGAGTTTGGCAAATGCCCGTCCTAAACTGGCCGAGATGTCGCCTGCGGTGATGTACTCTTGCGATTCCCGGTTGGCGGCGATGTCGCCGGCCATGCCGTGCAGGGTCACCCCCATGATGGCGGCTTGCAGGGGCGTGTAGTGCTGGCACAGCAGGGCCCCGATGATGCCGGTGAGGGTGTCGCCGCTGCCGGCCGTGGCCATGCCGGGATTGCCGGTGCCGTTGAAATAGATATTCCCGTCGGGTGAGACAATGGCCGTGTGAGCTCCTTTCAGCACGATGATGATGTGGTAATAGTTGCTCATTTCAAGTGCCTTTTGCAGCCGGTCGTAGGGCGTTCTGCTCTCACCGAAGAGCCGGTCGAACTCTTTCTGGTGCGGTGTGATGATCGACCACTTGGGTAACAGATTGAGGGTTGTCGGACTGCCTTGCATGAGATTGAGGGCATCGGCGTCGACCACGATGGAGGCCGTGCATTGCGCCAGCAGTCTGATGTAAGCCTCCCGGGTTTCAGGGTCCCGGCCCAGACCCGGGCCGATGGCGACACTGTCGTATCGACGGGTAACAGGTATGTCGCTGATGTGGTTTTCGTTGGCGTCGGCCTGGAACATGGCTTCGGGCACGGCGGTCTGCAAGATAGTTTCGCAGCCGGCGGCCGAGTGTATGCTCACCAGTCCGGCCCCGCTGTGCAAGGCGGCGCGGCTTGCCAGTACGGCGGCACCGGCCATGCCCCGGCTTCCGGCAACAACCAACAGGTGGCCGTAGTCATATTTGTTCGAGAACTTTTCCCGGCATTTGAGCCACCTTGCCACTTCGCTGGGGGGCAGGTAATGGTAAGGGGTCTCTTCTTTCTCGATGATGTCGGGGTGCAGTCCGATGTCGAGCACTTTCCAATGGCCGGTGAGCGGGGTATCTTCGGCGATGAAGAATGCCAGTTTGGGAAATTGCAGCGTGAGGGTGAGGTGGGGGTGTATCATGTTTTTCCACAGGCATTCCCGGTTGTCCTCGCCCATCATGCCCGACGGCATGTCTATCGACACGATGGTGGCGCCCGATGCGTTGATGTATTGGACGACGGCCGCATAGGCGTTGTCGAGAGGCCGTTGCAGCCCCGAACCGAAGAGCCCGTCGATGACGATGTCGTCGCTGTCGAGTCGTGGCGGGGCAAACTCGTGCATGACCTCATGCAGAGGGACATTCGTTTCCCTGAGCCGGTCCCGGTTGATTTCGCAGTCGGGAGAGAGGCGGTTCTTGGGGTTGAAGAGAAAGCATTCCACATGGTATCCGCATTTGGTGAGCATGCGGGCCACGGCCAAGGCATCGCCGCCGTTGTTGCCGGCGCCGGCAAAGACCACGATGCGTCGACGGGTATCCCACCGTTCGGTGATTTCCCGGGTGATGGCCGTGGCAGCCCGTTCCATCAGGTCGACCGAGGCAATCGGTTCATGTTCGATGGTGTAGCGGTCGATTTGCTTTATCTTTTCGGTAGGGAATATCTTCATGTCGGCTACGATGTTTTTGAGTGCGGAGAGATGTTTGCCGCAAGGCGCGGTTGAAATTTTGAAGTTTCCCCCGGGCCCGGGGCACATATCCCAAACAAAGATATTGTTTTTTTCGGGAATAACCTTTTCCTGCCGCTAAAAACCATAGTCTGGGGAAAAACTCTCTCTTCTTTTCGGCAAATAGCCCTGACTTTTCGTGATTTTATGCCATAAAGTTTGTACCTTTGTCTGCCTTTTGAAACAAGATGGAAAAGATACATATCAAAGACAAGACATTCCGCCCGTATATTTCGGGAGAAGAGATTGCCCGTGCCGTGGACCGCGTGGCTCGTTGCATACGCGAAGATGTGAGGCAGGAGGAGGGTACCCCCCTTTTTGTTGTCATGCTCAACGGCGCGTTTATGTTCGCATCGGACTTGTTGCGTGCCATCGATGTTCCTTGTGAGGTCGCTTTCATGCGCATGAAGTCTTATCAGGGAACGGCTTCGACCGGCACGGTCGACCTGTTGCAGGATATGCATGCCGAAATAAGCGGTCGCACGGTGATTGTTATAGAGGATATTGTCGATACGGGAGCGACGATGCATGCTTTGCTGGAACACTTGCAAAGGTGTCGACCCAAATGCGTGAAGATAGCATCGTTGCTGTTTAAGCCTGAGTCGTTGCAATATGATGTGCCGGTCGACTATGTGGCCTTTGAAATTCCCCGGGACTTTATCGTGGGGTATGGCCTCGATTATGATGAGGAGGGACGGAACCTCAAAGATATTTATGTGATAGATAATTAGGCTGACTTTTCCGCCTTGGGTGGAAAACGAGGTAAAAAGGAAAACAAGAAATAGGTAAAAAATTATGATGAACATTGTTATTTTCGGTGCCCCGGGTTCGGGAAAAGGCACCCAAAGCGAAAAACTCATCGAGAAGTATGGCTTGTACCACATCTCTACCGGAGACCTCCTGCGTCAGGAAATCAAGGCCGGTAGCGAACTGGGAAAAATCGCCGACGGTTACATCTCCAAGGGACAGTTGCTTCCCGACTCGCTGATTATAGATATGCTGGCCAAGTTGCTCGACACGACGCCCGAGACACGCAAGGGCGTTATCTTCGACGGTTTCCCCCGCACCATTCCGCAAGCCGAAGCTCTCGAAGCCCTTCTGCGCGACCGTGGCATGGAACTCTCGGCTGTCGTGGGTCTCGAAGTCGACGAGCCCGAGCTGATCGACCGTCTGCTCAAACGCGGACAAGTATCCGGCCGTTCCGATGATAACCTCGAAACTATCAAAAAACGTCTCGACGTGTATCACAACCAGACTACACCGCTCAAAGAATTTTATATCGCAAACGGCAAATACAAAGCAATTCACGGCATGGGCTCGGTCGACTCGATTTTCGAGACCATCACCCGCGCTCTCGACGGTTGCGCTTGCTGATAGGCGCACCGCGAGAAACGTCGGTGCCCGCGTCGTTCTCAAAAAATCCCTTCGTCCCGCAGGGTGATGAAGGGATTTTTTTCGTCCCGCACCTTCCTGTTTTGTCGGAGAAAAAGAAAACCATATCTTTGTACGACCGTTTATCTTGTGGCGGGTTGTCTCTATTTCCATTAAAAAAAGAAACGTATGGCCGAATCAAATTTCGTCGATTATGTAAAGATTTATTGCCGCTCGGGAAAGGGCGGAGCCGGGTCGGCTCACCTGCACCGGGCCAAGTACACCCCCAAAGGCGGTCCCGACGGTGGCGACGGCGGGCGCGGCGGACATATCATCTTGCGTGCCAATCGCAATTACTGGACCCTGCTGCACCTGCGTTACGAACGTCATGTCTATGCCGGAAACGGGGAGTCGGGCAGCGACTGTCGCAGCACCGGAAAAGATGGCGCCGACCGTGTCATCGAGGTGCCTTGCGGTACGGTGGCTTACGATGCCGTGACCGGTGAATACTTGTGCGAGTTGACCGACGACGGTCAGGAAATCGTGCTGCTCAAAGGGGGCCGCGGCGGCTTGGGCAACTGGCACTTCCGCAGTGCGACCAACCAGACGCCCCGTTATGCACAGCCCGGCGAACCGGCCATCGAACGCACTGTCGTGCTCGAACTGAAACTTCTCGCCGACGTGGGTCTGGTAGGTTTTCCCAATGCCGGGAAATCGACCCTCCTCTCGGCCGTGTCGGCGGCACGTCCCAAGATTGCCGACTATCCTTTCACGACGATGGAACCCAACCTCGGCATTGTCTCTTATCGCGACAACCGCTCTTTTGTCATGGCCGACATTCCCGGTATCATCGAGGGCGCGAGCGAAGGCAAAGGGCTTGGCTTGCGTTTCCTGCGCCACATCGAGCGCAATGCCGTGCTGCTCTTTATGGTGCCGGCCGACTCCGACGACATAACCCGTGATTATGAGATACTCTTGGGCGAGTTGGCCGCTTACAATCCCGAGTTGCTCGACAAGCACCGCATACTCGCTGTCTCGAAATGCGACATGCTCGATGACGAACTCCTGCGCGACTTGAAAAAGACCGTTCCCGATGACCTGCCCGTCGTTTACATCTCTTCGGTTACGGGGCAGGGTATCGGTGAACTGAAAGACGTCTTGTGGGAAGCCGTCAACAGCGAAGACAACAAAGTCTCGACCTTGACCCATCACAACCTCGACCCTCGTTTCGACGATGACGAGTGCGTCGAAGATGAAGGTGAAGAGAATTACGACGAGTATGACTGGGACGACGACGATAAAGCCTGAGATGCTTTTCTCTCATCTCGACCCCGAAATTGAGGTCGGGACATATCCTTTGTTTCGACGCTTTCCCGAAATTTCCCATTTTGTCACGTTGCGTGGGACGGTTGTCCCCGATGACCCCTTTTCCTCTTTCAACCTGGGGCGTCATTCGGGAGAGGATTTGTCTCGCGTGATGAAAAACCGCGACCGCTTGTGCCGTGCGCTTTCGCTGCCTTCATCGGCTCTTGTGCAGCCGCGCCAGGTGCATGGCAATGAAGTGTTGCCGTTGTTGCCCGATTTTTTCTCTCTCACCGACGAGGCGCAAGCCGAATATCTGTCACTGGCCGACGGGTTGGTCACGGCACTGCCCGGCGTGTGCGTGGCCATATCGACGGCCGACTGCGTCCCGCTCCTGTTCTATGACCCTTGCCGCGGGGTGGTGGGGGCTTCGCATGCCGGTTGGCGGGGTACGGTGGGTCACATCGCCCGCAAGACGGTCGAGGCGATGCATCGTGTCTATGGCAGCGACCCGCGTGACATTTATGCGGCGATAGGCCCCTCGATTGGACGTCCGGCATTCCAAGTCGGCGATGAAGTGGTCGAGGCTTTTCGCGAAGCCTATCCCGGTGAGGTGCCGGTTGTCTCTCCCTGTCGGGACGACGAAGGTCGCCATCATGTCGATTTGTGGGAGGCCAACCGGGCCGATCTCCTCTCCTCGGGCATCATCGGTGGACATCTCTCATTGGCCGCCATCTGCACCTATGCCCGCAACGACCTTTTTTTCTCTTCCCGCCGGGCTCGGGGCAAGAATTTCGGCCGTTTCCTGTCGGGAATTTTCCTGCACAACGATGAGTAACAAACAATAAGGGGCAGCCTTACGAGCCGCCCCTTATTGTTTCGATTTATTTTTTGTCGGTTTATTTCTGTTCGCTGGCGTATCTCTTGTTGAGTATCCGGGTGACCTCGGGGGTGATGTTGTATTCGGGTTTGATATAGAGCACGCTGCTGTTGTTGAGAATGGCTTCGTACCGGCCGTCCTTGTTGTACTCTTTGATGAAGTTGGTAATCGAGTCGGTGACTTGTATCAACATCTTTTGTTGTTCTTGCAGCAATTCATTTTCGAGTTGTTGGGCATAAGCCTGCAACTCTTGTTGCTTTTTGAGGAGACGTTGCTGCTCTTGCTCGAAACGCTCTTGGGAGAGGAAGGCGTTGTTCTTGACTTTCCGTTCAAATTCGGCGACCTCTTTTTCGAGTTGGCGGCCTTTCTCATTGATGGTGGCACGGGCATTTTCTTGCCGCGTGAGCATTTTTTCGTTGAGGTCTTTGGCCAGGTTATAGTTGCTCAGCAGGGAGTCTACTTCGACATAAGCGATAGGCAGGTGTCCCGAGAAGTCGACCGTCTGAACTTGTGTGTTGTTTTGAGGGGCGGCAGGTGCCGTGGTTTGTTGCTGGCAACTCGACGAGCAGAAGAGTATTCCGGCGATGGCCGTCGATAGCATAAAAAATTTGTGCATGTTTTTATTTTGGTTTAGTGAATAATGCGATAGTGTGTTTAGTGATGGAGACCTTCTTTGTGGCGGTCGGCGTAATCGGTCGATATGGCGCATCTTATCCCCCTCTTTTTCATCTCGGGATTATCTCCGATGTGGGTTTTGGGAAAAGTTCCTCCCTTCACAAAAAAGACTTTTATTCCCAGTAACAATATGGCCACGGCCACAATTATTATGGAGAGAAGAATGACTTTTACCATATATTCGCTATATTTGTATGCAAATATAAATAAGAAACAGAGACTTGGTACTTTTTGTCGGTCGATTTGGAGGTTTATATTAATTTATAAAACTTTTTAACAAAGACTGACTTCTGTTTACCCGCCAGTCTCATAAATCATCATAACTATGAAAATCAAAGATTTGAAACCGCAGTTGATTTGGAGTTATTTCGATGAGATAACCCAAGTGCCCCGACCCTCGAAAAAAGAAGAAAAAATAAGGGCTTACCTGCTCGATTTTGCCCGGAAACACCATTTGGCCGTGCGCACCGATGCCATCGGTAACGTGCTTATGAGCAAGCCGGCCACGCCGGGCAGTGAAGGCAAGCCCGGTGTCGTCTTGCAGGCGCACATGGATATGGTGTGCGAGAAAAATGCCGATGTGCAGCACGATTTTGAGAAAGACCCCATCGACACTTATATCGATGGTGAATGGGTGAGAGCCCGCGGTACGACGCTCGGAGCCGACAACGGTATAGGTATGGCTGCCGCCTTGGCCGCCCTCACCGATGATACCCTGGTGCACCCGGCTCTTGAAGCTCTGTTTACCGTCGATGAGGAGACCGGCCTTACCGGAGCTTTCAATATGGAAGAGGGGTTCATTACCGGCAAATATCTGCTCAATCTCGACTCCGAAGATGAGGCCGAGGTATTCATAGGCTGTGCCGGAGGTATCGACACGACATCGACATTTACTTATACCGCTACGCCGTTTCCTGCCGGAAATGTGGCTTTGCGCATCTCGGTGTCGAAACTGCAAGGCGGCCACTCGGGTAGCGACATAAATGCCGGTCGTGGCAATGCCAACAAGATACTGGCCCGTTTCCTGTGCAGCTGTCTGGCCAAATACGATATGCAGTTGTGTGCCATCGACGGAGGTAACCTGCGCAATGCCATTCCGCGGGAGGCTTGGGCGATCATTGCTGTCCCGGCCGATTGCAAGGAAGCTCTGCGGGTCGACTTGAACCTTTTCCACGCCGTCATCGAATCGGAACTTGCCGAGACCGACCCGGCTGTGTCTCTCACGCTGGCTTCGTGTGATGCCCCGGGAGAGTGCATCGACAAGACAACGGCCGTCTCTTTGCTTCGCGCCCTCTATGCTTGTCCCCATGGAGTGATAGGCATGAGCCGCGATATGCCCGGACTGGTGGAAACCTCGACCAACCTGGCTTCGGTGAAGATGAAAGAAAATCACACGATTGTCGTGGCGACCAGCCAGCGCAGCTCGGTCGAGTCGCTCAAAAAGGACATTGCCGGTCAGGTCGAGAATCTCTTTGCCCTGGCAGGAGCTGTACCTACCCATAGCGAAGGCTATCCCGGTTGGAAACCCAACCTCAAATCGCCGCTGCTCGATGTCGCCGTGAAGGCTTATGAAGAGTTGTACGGAATTACGCCGGCCGTGAAAGCCATTCATGCCGGTCTCGAATGTGGCCTGTTCCTGACGAAGAATCCCGAGTTGCTCATGATTTCGTTCGGCCCCACATTGCGCGGCGTACACTCTCCCGATGAAAAAATGCACATTCCCGCCGTTGAGAAATTCTGGAATCACCTGACGCTGATTCTGAAAAAACTGGCTCAGTAATCTTCGGGTTAAAGAGCTGCATCGATAACAGAACAGCGTAATCCGAAGACCGGATTACGCTGTTCTGTTTTGTTTTTAACCTGCCGACGGTAAACGTCGGGACTCATGGTTGGTGTGGCACGAATTGTG is from Candidatus Caccoplasma merdavium and encodes:
- a CDS encoding OmpH family outer membrane protein, giving the protein MHKFFMLSTAIAGILFCSSSCQQQTTAPAAPQNNTQVQTVDFSGHLPIAYVEVDSLLSNYNLAKDLNEKMLTRQENARATINEKGRQLEKEVAEFERKVKNNAFLSQERFEQEQQRLLKKQQELQAYAQQLENELLQEQQKMLIQVTDSITNFIKEYNKDGRYEAILNNSSVLYIKPEYNITPEVTRILNKRYASEQK
- a CDS encoding aminoacyl-histidine dipeptidase, which produces MKIKDLKPQLIWSYFDEITQVPRPSKKEEKIRAYLLDFARKHHLAVRTDAIGNVLMSKPATPGSEGKPGVVLQAHMDMVCEKNADVQHDFEKDPIDTYIDGEWVRARGTTLGADNGIGMAAALAALTDDTLVHPALEALFTVDEETGLTGAFNMEEGFITGKYLLNLDSEDEAEVFIGCAGGIDTTSTFTYTATPFPAGNVALRISVSKLQGGHSGSDINAGRGNANKILARFLCSCLAKYDMQLCAIDGGNLRNAIPREAWAIIAVPADCKEALRVDLNLFHAVIESELAETDPAVSLTLASCDAPGECIDKTTAVSLLRALYACPHGVIGMSRDMPGLVETSTNLASVKMKENHTIVVATSQRSSVESLKKDIAGQVENLFALAGAVPTHSEGYPGWKPNLKSPLLDVAVKAYEELYGITPAVKAIHAGLECGLFLTKNPELLMISFGPTLRGVHSPDEKMHIPAVEKFWNHLTLILKKLAQ
- the pgeF gene encoding peptidoglycan editing factor PgeF; this translates as MLFSHLDPEIEVGTYPLFRRFPEISHFVTLRGTVVPDDPFSSFNLGRHSGEDLSRVMKNRDRLCRALSLPSSALVQPRQVHGNEVLPLLPDFFSLTDEAQAEYLSLADGLVTALPGVCVAISTADCVPLLFYDPCRGVVGASHAGWRGTVGHIARKTVEAMHRVYGSDPRDIYAAIGPSIGRPAFQVGDEVVEAFREAYPGEVPVVSPCRDDEGRHHVDLWEANRADLLSSGIIGGHLSLAAICTYARNDLFFSSRRARGKNFGRFLSGIFLHNDE